Within Pseudomonadota bacterium, the genomic segment AGCCGCGGTACCAGAGAATGCCCTTGTCGCCGTCGATGTAGGTGATGCGGCTCGTGCACGACGCCGTGTTCATGAACGCAGGGTCGTACGACATCAGGCCCGGGTCGTCATCGGAGACCTTCACCTGGCGCAGACTGCTGGCGCGGATGGCGCCGTGCTCGATGGGGACCTCGTAGGTGCGACCGGTTCGGTTGTCGGTGATCGTCAACGTCTCGCTCATGGATGCGACCTGCTTCCCGAAAGGTTGGTCAACAGAGGTTCGTCAGCGCGAGCGGCGGTCGCAAGAGCGGCGCGCCGCACAGTCGTGAAGGCACCGACGGGGAGGCCTCGTTGCACGGCGTCGCGAGGGTAAAGGTCCCCGGACGTTCACGCACCTTCCTCCTTCACGCCGGATTCCCTCCCGCGCGGCGCGAAAATCATGCGCCTGTCACGGCGCGCCCCCCCTCCCCGCAGAGCCGAGGAGATGCGCCGCCGGCTGTTGAAGGACCGCCACCCCGTCGCTCCCATCCCATCTCTGAGATCGAGGTTCACAATGGCGCGCAACATCACGCCCCGCAGCAAGGACTACCCGCAGTGGTACATCGACGTCATCAAGGCCGCTGAGCTGGCCGACTACTCGCCCGTGAAGGGCTGCATGGTGATTCGCCCCAACGGCTACGCCCTCTGGGAGGCGATTCAAGCCGACCTCGACCTGCGCTTCAAGGAGACCGGTCACGTCAACGCCTACTTCCCGGTGCTCATCCCCGCCAGCTTCCTCAACAAGGAGGCCCAGCACATCGAGGGGTTCGCCATGGAGTGCGCCGTGGTCACTCACTCGGGGCTCAAGAAAGGCGACAAGGGGCTCGAGCCCAAAGGCGAGCTCGAGGAGCCCCTCATCGTGCGCCCCACCTCCGAGACCATCATCGGACACATGATGGCTCAGTGGATCAAGTCGTACCGCGATCTGCCCATGCTGCTCAACCAGTGGGCCAACGTCATGCGCTGGGAGATGCGTACCCGCCTCTTCCTCCGCACCGCGGAGTTCCTCTGGCAGGAGGGCCACACCGCCCACGAGACCGCCGAGGAAGCGCAGCGCGAGACGCTGCAGATGCTCGATGTGTACGCCGACTTCGCGCGCGGCTTCCTGGCCATCCCCGTGATCAAGGGCCGCAAGACCGACAGCGAGAAGTTCCCGGGCGCCGACGCCACCTACTGCATCGAGGCCCTCATGCAAGACAACAAGGCGCTGCAGGCCGGCACCTCGCACAACCTGGGCCAGAACTTCTCGAAGGCCTTCGACATCCAGTTTCAAGGGCGCGACCAGTCGCTGCACCACGCCTACACGACCTCGTGGGGCGTGTCGACCCGCCTCATCGGCGCCCTCATCATGACCCACTCCGACGACGAGGGGCTCATTCTGCCGCCGCGAATGGCCCCCACCGTGGGCGTCGTGATCCCCATCTACAAGACCGACGAAGAGCGCGAGCGCGTGCTCGCCTTCGCCCGTACGCTGCTCGTGGGGCTGTGCGGCGAGGAGCGCGTGGCCGCCGCCGAGAAGCGCGACGCCGGCCGCGAGTACATGAGCGTGTTCATCGACGACAAGGCGCGCCAGAAGATCGTGGTCGACCTTCGCAACGAGCGCCCGGGCGAGAAGCACTTCCACTGGGAGCAGCGGGGCGTGCCCTTCCGCTTCGAGATCGGCCCGCGCGACGTCGATGGCGGCGCATTCGTGCTGAAATCCCGGGTCGAGGGCACCAAGACCCCCACGCCCGTTGCTGATGCCACCGCAGCCTGGCTCGAGGGGCACATCGCGCGGGTGCAGACCCTGCTGCTCGAGCGTGCAGAGGCCCGTCAGAACGCGGCCACCGTCGAGGCCACGACCTACGACGAGCTGAAGGCACGGCTGGCTGACCGCAGCGGCTTTGTGCGCTGCTGGTTCAAGCCGGACCGCGAGGTCGAGGCGAAGATCAAGGAAGAGACCAAGGGCACCGTGCGCGCCATCCCGTTCGATCAGCCGGGCGGCAGCGGAACGTGCATCGTGAGCGGCCAGGAGACCTCCGAGCAGGTGCTCTTCTCGGTGGCCTACTGATCGAGAGCAAGGAGCGCACAGAGCCATGAGTGAAGTCGCAGACCCCCAGACGGCCGGCGCAGACCGCACGGCGGCGCTGGCTGAGCGCGTCAAGACGGCGCGTGATTGCGCGGAGCGCACCACCAAGGCCCTCAAGCCCGTCGAGAAGACGCTGCGCGAGCTGTCGCGCAAGGAATCCCTCGACGACCCCGGCGCCCTCGCAAAGCACGCCCAGACGCTGCGCAAGTCAGCCCTGCCCGAAGGTGAGCTGAAGACGAAGGTCGACGCGCTGCTCGGCGTCCTTGACGCCCACCTGGCCGAAGAGGAGCGCAAGCTGAAGTTCTACTTCGGCCGCGACCTGCGCGACACCGCGACGAGCGCGGGGCTTGCCTTCGCCCCCCTCACCACCGACCCGCCGGAGTTTCGCGTCGGTCTGTTCACGGTGGGTGTCGACGTGCCACGCCGCTCGGCCGTGATTCGCTACGCGCGCGTCGACATCGAGAAGGTGGCGCTCTCGGCGGCGGCCATCGTCGAGGCCGCGGCGCAGCACGCGAAGCGCCTCGAGGGGCGTGACTTCGACGCCAGCGTGTTCTTCGACCAGCTGCTCATGGCCTACCAGATGCGGCTGCATCGACGCGGCGAGGGATTCGGCGCTCGCGTCGACATCGTCGACCTGCTGGCCGACATCGCCTTCGTGCGCCAGGGCCCGGCCTTCTTCGACGATCCGAGGCGCGAGAACTTCACCCCCTACAGCCGGGTGCAGCTCGCCTACGATCTGGCGCGCCTCTCTCGCACCGCGGGTTCCGCCTTGCGCTGGGGGCCGCCACGGGCGGCTCGACCCGCCAGAAGGCCGACGTGCTCTACCTCGAGGACGAGCGGGGCAGCGGCCAGTGGTACCTCTCGCTCAAGTTCAGCCGCGAGGGCGAAGAGGGGTAGGAGTCGCGCTCACGGAGACGACGACCGCACCGCCTCAACCGTCGGCAGACCGGGCGAGGCAGGCGGTTGAGACGTTTCCGACGGGGTCTTCACCAGGCCTTTCTCACGAAAGAACGCAGCGAGATCATCGGCCAGCCTCTCCGCACCCTTGACGGAGAAGTGAATCCCATCGAGGAAGCAGTCTTTGCGATCACGATCCTTCCAGAGCGCGGGACCGTCCATCGCCAGTCCCTCCTGGGCGCCGACGTCGAGCAGCACGCGGTCGCAGTTGTGCTCGTCCGGCCCCGGCTGGTACCACTCCTTGGGCAGGACAAGACAGACGATGTGACGCGTTCCCTGCCTGCGAGCCAACGCTATCAGTGACCGGAGATTCTCCCGATGGTCGGCGGGTCTGACCCGAGGAACGCTGGCAGGCAGATTCCCTGGAGGCTTGCCAAACGAAGGCTGATACAGATCGCTCTCTTGAGGGCTGAGATGATGCTTCAGCCAGCGGTAGGCCGGACTCTTCCAGAGAAGGGTGCGCACCTGCCCGGCATACCATCCACCCGCGCGTTCGCGGTCCTCCATGATGTCTGAACGAAGGTTTCCATAGCAGATGACCACGACATCCGGGTGCAGGGCCCAGCCGATGTCGTGCATGAGGTCGAGCCCCTGATAGCTCGAATAGCCAGGGCATCCCCCGTTGATGACGTCAACAGCGCCTCCCGTCATGCGCCTCAGGCGAGCCTCCAGGAGGCGTGCAATCGTATGCTCGTCGTCTATGCCCTCGCAGTAGACGCAGGAGTCACCGAGCAGCAGCACACGCAGGGGGGCCGCTGCAGACGGTGGCTCGGGGCCGCGCAAGCCCAGGCTGTTGATGTGGATGACCGAGTCTGACGAGCGGGCGTGGAATTCACCGGGGCGAAACGCCCAGAAGCGTCGCGGATGGGGCCTGTATTTCGAGAAGAGATTCTCGACCGCAGGCATGTTCTTCAATGCTGCGGTCTCAGCAACGCACCAGACGAACAGGAAGAGAACAAGCGAGACCAATCCCCTGTGCCTGCGCAAGACCTCGGAGAAAGAATCAGGCGCCTTCACAGTACCTCGCACGCACTCCCCTGCAGGTTGCCCGTTCCTCTCCCCCGCATCGGGGGCGTCGTTCCTGCGCGATTCACAAAGGCTCGGTAGCGCACACTCCGACGCGCTGGGCTCGGACATGGCGTTCGCTCCGCACGGCCTCTCTCCTGTACCAGGACATTCTCCTCGATGCA encodes:
- a CDS encoding proline--tRNA ligase, coding for MARNITPRSKDYPQWYIDVIKAAELADYSPVKGCMVIRPNGYALWEAIQADLDLRFKETGHVNAYFPVLIPASFLNKEAQHIEGFAMECAVVTHSGLKKGDKGLEPKGELEEPLIVRPTSETIIGHMMAQWIKSYRDLPMLLNQWANVMRWEMRTRLFLRTAEFLWQEGHTAHETAEEAQRETLQMLDVYADFARGFLAIPVIKGRKTDSEKFPGADATYCIEALMQDNKALQAGTSHNLGQNFSKAFDIQFQGRDQSLHHAYTTSWGVSTRLIGALIMTHSDDEGLILPPRMAPTVGVVIPIYKTDEERERVLAFARTLLVGLCGEERVAAAEKRDAGREYMSVFIDDKARQKIVVDLRNERPGEKHFHWEQRGVPFRFEIGPRDVDGGAFVLKSRVEGTKTPTPVADATAAWLEGHIARVQTLLLERAEARQNAATVEATTYDELKARLADRSGFVRCWFKPDREVEAKIKEETKGTVRAIPFDQPGGSGTCIVSGQETSEQVLFSVAY
- a CDS encoding SGNH/GDSL hydrolase family protein, which codes for MVSLVLFLFVWCVAETAALKNMPAVENLFSKYRPHPRRFWAFRPGEFHARSSDSVIHINSLGLRGPEPPSAAAPLRVLLLGDSCVYCEGIDDEHTIARLLEARLRRMTGGAVDVINGGCPGYSSYQGLDLMHDIGWALHPDVVVICYGNLRSDIMEDRERAGGWYAGQVRTLLWKSPAYRWLKHHLSPQESDLYQPSFGKPPGNLPASVPRVRPADHRENLRSLIALARRQGTRHIVCLVLPKEWYQPGPDEHNCDRVLLDVGAQEGLAMDGPALWKDRDRKDCFLDGIHFSVKGAERLADDLAAFFREKGLVKTPSETSQPPASPGLPTVEAVRSSSP